From the genome of Hyperolius riggenbachi isolate aHypRig1 chromosome 9, aHypRig1.pri, whole genome shotgun sequence, one region includes:
- the ATF4 gene encoding cyclic AMP-dependent transcription factor ATF-4, with protein sequence MSLLSDEMLGGDFMSPFNQSLLAAEESLGLLDDCFEVPGYLPSHGFSSEKAKDGFSELLPLAEPFGSIQGDAFSGMDWMVEKMDLKEFDFDSLLGMEDLESTVSPDELMATLDNSCDLLEDPPLPLVFGQFGPLPAQVFLPKNPPEADQVAPVSPNLVESPVSSPDHSFILDVGSEVDVAEEDKKSAVYTFVLEKEETLEVSGMSPDLKCEKEDSSDNDSGICMSPSYLDSPQSPTSSVEYPSSVHSSPSSPVSERPKPYDLPSKDREVLAKVKSVGHPKVDKKKKKMEQNKTAATRYRQKKKAEQEAISGQCRELEQKNDALSEKAESLAKEIQYLKDLLEEVRKAKSKRAKSS encoded by the exons ATGAGCCTGTTAAGCGACGAGATGCTGGGCGGGGACTTCATGTCCCCCTTCAACCAGTCGCTTTTGGCGGCTGAGGAAAGTTTGGGTCTCTTGGACGACTGCTTTGAGGTGCCCGGGTACCTCCCATCGCATGGGTTCTCCAGTGAAAAGGCTAAGGATGGCTTCTCCGAACTGCTGCCTTTGGCTGAACCCTTTGGCAGTATCCAGG GGGATGCCTTTTCGGGCATGGATTGGATGGTGGAAAAGATGGACCTGAAAGAGTTTGATTTTGACTCCCTGCTTGGGATGGAAGATCTAGAGTCCACCGTCTCGCCAGATGAGCTCATGGCCACGTTGGATAACTCGTGTGATCTCTTAGAGGACCCACCTCTCCCATTGGTGTTTGGCCAGTTTGGGCCATTACCTGCCCAAGTCTTTCTTCCGAAAAATCCACCGGAAGCTGATCAGGTGGCTCCGGTGAGTCCAAATTTAGTTGAGTCTCCTGTCTCTAGCCCCGACCATTCCTTTATTTTGGATGTAGGCAGTGAGGTAGATGTCGCTGAAGAAGATAAGAAATCAGCAGTTTACACTTTTGTACTTGAGAAGGAGGAGACCTTGGAAGTTAGTGGTATGAGTCCAGACTTAAAGTGTGAGAAGGAGGATTCCTCAGATAACGACAGTGGCATTTGCATGAGCCCATCATATCTTGACTCACCTCAAAGTCCTACATCTAGTGTAGAGTACCCCAGTAGTGTACATTCCTCCCCTTCTTCCCCTGTTTCTGAGAGACCCAAACCTTACGACCTTCCCTCTAAGGATAGAGAAGTCTTGGCAAAGGTAAAATCTGTAGGGCATCCCAAAGTAgacaagaaaaagaagaaaatggaGCAGAACAAAACAGCAGCCACTCGCTACCGGCAGAAGAAGAAAGCAGAACAAGAGGCAATATCTGGACAGTGCCGAGAACTAGAACAGAAAAATGACGCCCTTTCCGAGAAAGCAGAATCGCTGGCAAAGGAGATCCAGTACTTAAAAGACCTATTAGAAGAGGTCCGCAAGGCCAAAAGCAAAAGAGCAAAAAGTTCTTGA